From the genome of Malus sylvestris chromosome 6, drMalSylv7.2, whole genome shotgun sequence, one region includes:
- the LOC126627037 gene encoding uncharacterized protein LOC126627037 has protein sequence MKKKPEAPCACSGTVKFAHRDCIQRWCNEKGNTTCEICLEWKRSTCSKRKGNESHVHWMVVGCFAVSKTNYVLLCIMWSFMFKYTLVYIIEPCRHSLGLREKSISWRANYENHFIH, from the exons ATGAAGAAGAAACCGGAAGCTCCCTGTGCATGCTCCGGAACTGTTAAG TTTGCACACAGAGATTGCATACAGAGGTGGTGCAACGAGAAAGGCAATACAACCTGCGAAATATGTCTTGAG TGGAAGAGAAGCACATGCTCAAAGAGGAAGGGGAATGAATCCCATGTCCACTGGATGGTAGTAGGTTGCTTTGCAGTTTCAAAGACTAACTATGTTCTTTTGTGCATCATGTGGAGTTTCATGTTCAAGTACACACTTGTGTATATCATTGAGCCATGTAGGCATTCATTAGGTTTAAGAGAGAAATCGATCTCTTGGAGGGCGAATTATGAAAACCATTTTATACATTAG
- the LOC126625009 gene encoding light-harvesting complex-like protein 3 isotype 2, chloroplastic, which produces MALFSPTTHLPTLSPSSSHFKPLLTHKPFLSLRPKNHLFTTRASAENGAGALGSVATAVEPKAEPEVPVPAAEAVPVKSQSSAGANGSAGTAEEVSVVNLFEDGRWVNGTWDLKQFEKNGKTDWDAVIDAEARRRKWLQDNPESSSNENPVFFDTSIVPWWAWIKRYHLPEAELLNGRAAMVGFFMAYFVDSLTGVGLVDQMGNFFCKTLLFIAVGGVLLIRKNEDVENLKKLLEETTFYDKQWQATWQEKTPASSSKKK; this is translated from the exons ATGGCCTTGTTTTCTCCCACAACCCATCTCCCAACCCTCTCACCTTCCTCATCACACTTCAAACCCCTCCTAACCCACAagccttttctctctctcagacCCAAGAACCACCTCTTCACCACCAGAGCCTCGGCTGAGAATGGAGCTGGAGCTCTCGGCTCAGTTGCCACAGCCGTGGAGCCCAAAGCAGAGCCCGAGGTCCCCGTGCCCGCCGCTGAGGCTGTTCCGGTTAAGAGTCAGAGCTCTGCCGGGGCTAATGGATCAGCTGGAACTGCTGAGGAGGTAAGCGTGGTGAATTTATTTGAAGATGGGAGATGGGTCAATGGGACTTGGGATTTGAAGCAGTTTGAGAAAAATGGAAAAACTGATTGGGATGCTGTTATTGATGCTG AGGCCAGGAGGAGAAAATGGCTCCAGGACAACCCGGAATCATCCAGTAATGAGAACCCTGTGTTTTTTGACACGTCCATTGTACCTTGGTGGGCATGGATAAAGAGATACCATTTACCTGAAGCTGAACTACTCAACG GTCGTGCTGCTATGGTAGGTTTTTTCATGGCGTATTTTGTTGATAGCTTGACTGGAGTAGGCCTAGTTGACCAAATGGGCAATTTCTTCTGCAAAACGTTATTGTTCATAGCTGTAGGGGGAGTGCTTCTGATCCGCAAGAACGAGGATGTTGAAAACCTAAAGAAACTACTTGAAGAGACGACGTTTTATGATAAGCAATGGCAAGCAACCTGGCAAGAAAAGACACCGGCTAGCAGTAGCAAGAAGAAATAG